In Pyxidicoccus trucidator, a single genomic region encodes these proteins:
- the tmk gene encoding dTMP kinase: MSAAKKAVRKGRFIVLEGLDGAGTTTQVERLAALLRAEGHGVLTTREPSDGPVGTMIRQALTGRLGMPGGAGPLSPETLALLFAADRTDHLSARVLPALAEGKVVLCDRYVLSSLAYQGASLPMEWVDAVNACAVSPDLTLFVGVAPEVAARRRAARGGAPELFEADEAQRRIAKQYVAAIKLRAKRERIVHVDGEQGIEAVTDASMKEIRKLLGRKR; encoded by the coding sequence GTGAGCGCCGCGAAGAAGGCCGTCCGGAAGGGGCGGTTCATCGTCCTGGAAGGGCTCGACGGCGCCGGCACCACCACCCAGGTGGAGCGGCTGGCGGCCCTGCTGCGCGCGGAGGGGCACGGCGTGCTCACCACGCGCGAGCCCTCCGACGGGCCCGTGGGCACCATGATTCGTCAGGCCCTCACGGGGCGGCTGGGCATGCCCGGTGGCGCGGGGCCGCTGTCTCCGGAGACGCTGGCGCTGCTGTTCGCGGCGGACCGGACGGACCACCTCTCGGCGCGCGTGCTGCCGGCGCTGGCCGAGGGCAAGGTCGTCCTGTGTGACCGCTATGTGCTGTCGTCGCTCGCGTACCAGGGGGCGTCGCTGCCCATGGAGTGGGTGGACGCGGTGAATGCGTGCGCGGTGTCGCCGGACCTGACGCTCTTCGTCGGCGTGGCGCCCGAGGTGGCGGCTCGTCGGCGCGCGGCCCGCGGTGGTGCGCCGGAGCTGTTCGAGGCGGACGAGGCACAGCGGCGGATTGCGAAGCAGTACGTGGCCGCCATCAAGCTGCGCGCGAAGCGCGAGCGCATCGTCCACGTCGACGGCGAGCAGGGCATCGAGGCGGTGACGGACGCGTCGATGAAGGAGATTCGCAAGCTGCTCGGCCGGAAGCGCTGA